Proteins encoded in a region of the Deefgea piscis genome:
- a CDS encoding TetR/AcrR family transcriptional regulator → METGKALETSLRILNAAEILFVEHGFSGTSMRQITGAAQVNIAAVNYYFGSKEGLFQAVFERRAEPFARLSLDKINQLTSSKNNFTATEVAEAFMSAAMEMGSNPAHGGLIFVKLLARSYVEPNPVLKEKLPQRYGELTRRYLEALGQALPHLSSQEVSWRFHFMTSAMFNAFAGNNVMRLFMTQSLVNARDPQLVAQMLLPFIAAGLNSPAAV, encoded by the coding sequence ATGGAAACGGGGAAGGCACTAGAAACATCATTACGCATCTTAAATGCGGCAGAAATCTTGTTCGTTGAGCATGGTTTTTCCGGCACGTCGATGCGGCAAATCACTGGCGCGGCACAGGTCAATATTGCGGCAGTGAATTATTATTTCGGTTCCAAAGAAGGCTTGTTTCAAGCGGTATTTGAGCGCCGAGCCGAGCCTTTTGCTCGCCTTTCTCTCGACAAAATCAATCAACTCACCAGTAGTAAAAACAACTTTACCGCCACCGAAGTCGCCGAGGCATTTATGTCTGCCGCGATGGAAATGGGGAGTAATCCTGCGCACGGCGGGCTGATTTTCGTGAAGTTGCTGGCGCGTAGTTATGTTGAACCCAATCCCGTATTAAAAGAAAAATTGCCGCAACGCTATGGCGAGTTAACGCGTCGTTATCTTGAAGCGTTGGGGCAGGCTTTGCCGCATTTATCGAGTCAGGAAGTGAGTTGGCGCTTTCACTTTATGACCAGCGCCATGTTTAACGCATTCGCTGGTAATAATGTGATGCGCTTATTTATGACCCAGTCTTTGGTGAATGCCCGTGATCCGCAGTTAGTTGCACAGATGTTATTACCTTTCATTGCTGCAGGCTTAAATAGCCCTGCTGCCGTTTAG
- a CDS encoding leucine-rich repeat-containing protein kinase family protein, whose amino-acid sequence MPAGLSTLAQLKAGALQGCTRLDLSCGLTEFPREIFALADTLKILNLSGNQLSSLPADLPRLRHLEVIFCSENRFAELPAVLGQCPSLTMIGFKSNQIAHVAAEAFPPHLRWLILTDNQITELPSSIGRCHELEKLMLAGNRLAALPAALAHCQQLALIRLAANQLTAFPECLLQLPRLAWLAIGGNPFNAAFELNEKDDVASVNASEVTFGQKLGEGASGTIYQAQWHHAEPREVAIKLFKGAVTSDGWPHTEMAVCRAAGEHPHLIGVYAQLLAHPAGDGLVLPLISPEFTVLAAPPSLKTCISDVYASDLRFTWRAALLVAHGIADAARHLHQRGILHGDLYAHNILHHPDGRAYLGDFGAASFYSPDAEWAAALERIEIRAFGHLLAELLARIDWPDHHDDLRLAVMCWQKQCVDLAADARTTFADLQQGVWRILQNN is encoded by the coding sequence ATGCCCGCGGGTTTGAGTACTCTGGCGCAATTAAAAGCCGGTGCCTTGCAAGGCTGTACCCGCTTAGATCTTAGCTGTGGTTTGACTGAGTTTCCGCGCGAGATTTTTGCTCTGGCCGACACCCTTAAAATCCTTAATCTATCCGGAAATCAGCTATCGAGCTTGCCTGCCGATTTGCCACGCCTGCGGCATTTAGAAGTGATTTTTTGTTCTGAAAATCGCTTTGCTGAGCTCCCCGCGGTATTGGGGCAATGCCCGTCACTGACGATGATTGGTTTTAAATCCAATCAAATTGCGCATGTCGCTGCCGAAGCATTTCCGCCGCATTTGCGCTGGTTGATTCTCACGGACAATCAAATTACTGAACTGCCTAGCTCGATCGGGCGCTGTCATGAGTTAGAAAAACTGATGTTGGCAGGCAATCGCTTGGCAGCACTGCCCGCTGCGTTAGCGCACTGCCAGCAATTGGCCTTAATCCGGTTGGCGGCCAATCAATTAACGGCGTTTCCTGAGTGCTTATTGCAGTTGCCGCGGTTGGCGTGGTTGGCGATCGGTGGTAATCCATTTAATGCCGCGTTCGAACTGAATGAGAAGGATGACGTTGCGAGCGTGAATGCGTCGGAGGTGACATTCGGGCAAAAGCTCGGAGAAGGGGCGTCTGGCACCATTTATCAAGCGCAATGGCATCACGCAGAACCGCGCGAAGTCGCTATCAAGTTATTTAAAGGCGCAGTCACCAGCGACGGTTGGCCGCACACCGAAATGGCGGTGTGCCGCGCTGCAGGAGAGCATCCGCATTTAATCGGGGTGTATGCCCAATTGCTAGCGCATCCTGCGGGGGATGGCTTGGTATTGCCGTTGATTTCGCCTGAATTTACCGTATTGGCGGCACCTCCAAGTTTAAAAACATGTATTAGCGATGTGTACGCCAGCGATTTACGGTTTACTTGGCGTGCCGCCTTGCTCGTGGCGCATGGCATTGCCGATGCGGCGCGGCATTTGCATCAGCGTGGCATTTTGCATGGTGATTTATATGCACATAATATTTTGCATCACCCCGATGGCCGAGCTTATTTGGGTGATTTTGGCGCGGCGTCGTTTTATTCGCCAGATGCAGAGTGGGCAGCGGCGCTAGAGCGCATTGAAATACGTGCTTTTGGCCATTTATTGGCTGAGTTATTGGCGCGAATCGATTGGCCAGATCACCATGACGATTTGCGGCTTGCGGTGATGTGTTGGCAGAAGCAATGTGTCGATCTGGCGGCTGATGCTCGGACGACATTTGCTGATTTGCAACAAGGAGTGTGGCGAATTTTGCAAAACAACTAG
- a CDS encoding YchJ family protein: MTLKMTVSAQSICPCGLPATYGRCCGRYHAGLAAPTPESLMRSRYSAYVLELTDYLNATWHPSTRPDDLGVSEDDAVKWQSLKVSFAAEQGDEGEVSFVARYKVGTVAYRLSEHSRFVREDGRWFYLDGEVI; this comes from the coding sequence ATGACTCTGAAAATGACCGTTTCTGCCCAATCGATTTGCCCGTGTGGCTTACCTGCAACCTATGGCCGCTGCTGTGGTCGTTATCATGCCGGTCTTGCTGCGCCGACGCCTGAAAGCCTGATGCGCTCTCGCTATAGCGCGTACGTGCTTGAATTAACGGATTATCTAAACGCCACTTGGCACCCTTCGACCCGCCCTGATGATTTAGGCGTAAGTGAAGATGACGCCGTGAAGTGGCAAAGTTTGAAAGTGAGTTTTGCAGCCGAGCAAGGCGATGAGGGTGAAGTGAGCTTTGTTGCGCGCTATAAAGTCGGCACGGTGGCGTATCGCTTGAGCGAGCACAGCCGTTTTGTTCGCGAAGATGGGCGCTGGTTTTACCTTGATGGTGAAGTGATTTAA